CTGCTCGCGGGGACCATCCACGTGGGCTTCAGCCGCTTCTTTCCCCGGCATCCCGGGATCGAGATCGTCAACATCGCGCAAGAGGATCTCTACCTCGCGGTGCACCGCTCCCAGTCGGGGAAGTTCGGCAAGACCTGCAAGCTCGCGGACCTGCGCGCGGTGGAACTCACACTGTTTCCGCGCGGCGGCCGGCCGAGCTTCGCCGATGAGGTGATCGGCCTGTTCAAGCACGCGGGTATCGAGCCCCGCATCGCCCGAGTCGTGGAGGACGCCACGGCCGCGCTCGCCCTGACCATGGCCGGTGCGGCGTCGAGCATCGTCCCTGCGTCTGTCGCAGCGATCCGTTGGCCGGATATCGCGTTCGCGCGGATCGTCGGGACACGGGTCAAGGTGCCCATCAGCTGCATCTTCCGCAAGGAGAAACAGCCGCCCATCCTGGCAAGGTTCGTGGAACACGTGCGGCGATCCGCGAAGGACTGAGGCAAATGGTTATTCGCTCAACCACGTTTGAGTTCGCAAGGTCCGATCGTCACGCTGGACAGGGATCGCGTTGCGGTCGCAAGCTACGAGTTCGTAGCCCAGCCTTCATCGCCCAGCCCGCCGTCACAGATGCAAAAGAGTCAGAAAGGTTGCAGTTCTGATGGCAAGCATTCGTAGCTACCGTCAAGCAAGCTTATCGGATCACTTGAGGTGGGCTCGATTGACTCGCTCGATGGTCTGCGAGGGTAGTTCCCCAAACTCGAGTCGGTACTCTTGAGAGAAACGCCCCAGGTGATGCAGTGCGCATTCTCCAGCCACCTCCGTGACGGAAGCGCGAGCTTGCGTCGATTCGAGCATCTTTCTAGCCTGCGTCAATCGGTGGAGGCGCAGGTACGCCATAGGACTCGTATTTCGAAATCGCCTGAAATTTATACAAAGGCAGCGCTTAGTTACTCCGGCGGCTGACGCAACCTCGGCCAGCGTAATCGCTTCCCGAAAGTTCTCGCGCATGAAGGCTTCCGCTTTTTGCACATGGAACGGCACGGCGCCCAAGCAACGTCGACCTGATTCGGCCGGAAGATAACGAATCATCAGGTCAACCATCAGATCGGCCATCCGCTCGGACGTGCGCGAGCTCGCAAGTACCGGATCGTGAGACTCAATCGCCGTGCAGACGGCATTTATCAAATCGAAAAGCATGGGAGCCTTGTCGATCCTGAGAGGAGACGGAAAGAAACGTAGATTGCCCGCAAAATCGGACAGAGTGCTTGCTGCGATTGCGTTCACCTGGCAAGCGTTAAAGCAAAACAGCAACTGCTCGGCGTCTTGGCTCAGAACCTTCGTGAAGGGCTCGCCGACGTTTAGCGCGGTCACCATCCCCGACTCCATGACGACATTACTGTTCTTGTAGATGGTGTCTGATCGGCCGGATAGGAGCACCTGCAGGATGTACTTATCTCGCAGTCCCGGGATGTCCATCAGAACGGGTGCGCCATATCGGATGCGGTGCACGGAAAAGTGCGGAAGTATGGCGCATCGATGTTCAAAGTCGAAGGAGGAGCCCGCTATTTGAGGTTCTAGCGAAGCGGCGGGCGCTAGCGCAACAGTGAGGTGGTCGCGTATTT
The sequence above is a segment of the Cupriavidus basilensis genome. Coding sequences within it:
- a CDS encoding AraC family transcriptional regulator — its product is MADKGRAMVLSPMDIFREGSLALRAHGAREIRDHLTVALAPAASLEPQIAGSSFDFEHRCAILPHFSVHRIRYGAPVLMDIPGLRDKYILQVLLSGRSDTIYKNSNVVMESGMVTALNVGEPFTKVLSQDAEQLLFCFNACQVNAIAASTLSDFAGNLRFFPSPLRIDKAPMLFDLINAVCTAIESHDPVLASSRTSERMADLMVDLMIRYLPAESGRRCLGAVPFHVQKAEAFMRENFREAITLAEVASAAGVTKRCLCINFRRFRNTSPMAYLRLHRLTQARKMLESTQARASVTEVAGECALHHLGRFSQEYRLEFGELPSQTIERVNRAHLK
- a CDS encoding LysR substrate-binding domain-containing protein, with the protein product MEFRQLKYFIAVAEAGNMAAAAKRLHVSQPPITRQMQALEADLGVVLLERSHRGIELTAAGHAFLEDARRILELAGRSGDRSRAAARGDVGELSVAYFGTPIYRSLPLLLRAFLTSTPTATVSLTHMTKDEQVEGLLAGTIHVGFSRFFPRHPGIEIVNIAQEDLYLAVHRSQSGKFGKTCKLADLRAVELTLFPRGGRPSFADEVIGLFKHAGIEPRIARVVEDATAALALTMAGAASSIVPASVAAIRWPDIAFARIVGTRVKVPISCIFRKEKQPPILARFVEHVRRSAKD